In a single window of the Anguilla rostrata isolate EN2019 chromosome 6, ASM1855537v3, whole genome shotgun sequence genome:
- the LOC135258038 gene encoding LOW QUALITY PROTEIN: G-protein coupled receptor family C group 6 member A-like (The sequence of the model RefSeq protein was modified relative to this genomic sequence to represent the inferred CDS: substituted 1 base at 1 genomic stop codon) has product MYLIVRVLHTLAHKMLPHFFQCIFSVSLLLSLGGCCDFSLSTCGAEAPGDVLIGVLNPYHVKVSALQKRTRPERFNCTGFYLEAFVRTLAVIHTIETINDSGFLPGVRLGYIACDTCSDAAKAVHVAERLLSINGSLPIQCEYTDYRPPVKVVIGDRYSEQSIPVARLLGFYMVPQISCTSSAAILSDKLRFPSFLRPIPSDEHQTLALVKLMSRFSWDWVGVVYGDDDYGNAAFREFLRNAKHAGVCVAFQEVLPHYLDHGSSSHRIREVAQQIRSSEAQVVLLILKVQLVEGLFQEMIRTNTSRTWIASDTWSFSRNLASMEGINQVGDIFGFTFITGENPGFKQYLQKLQPGPGAVNHFIQEYKRLRFSCTPELLQHRDCLNKRPAELCPVPDSLRFKSPKACGLSDPDPQQMDDDFLVNSVDQTDTYNERLALLTIAHALKHLLKCNNTACTGGNNFQPWKLLEELKKVNFELDGRQLFFDESLNFMNGYDLIMWVKAGDKRQLRVVGRYRQMDGEVELNEDKLQWINSGNNTVPQSRCSKPCTPGTVKKVSNISCCYNCTPCEEGTYTNDWNLNNCERCPNGTWSLRGWNHCDKRTEMFYKWEEPYAIALVAAAVVGILLLLAILIVFLVHRKTPAVKIAGGKLCYVMIVGLSVSFGSVVLFVGKPSDHLCQARQVMYALGFSLCVSCILVRAFRTFLAFLIDLVRQHQLKKLYKPLAIVILVTIGXGLICTFWLIFDTSQVRYFEQGMEKWLQCTEGTGVGFAVMHGYIGLLAFVCFLLAFKGRKVPQDFNETGNIIFSMLIYLFVWVCFIPIYISRNKVNERSIVQASAVLASSYGIIFCHFVPKCYIALCRKKKNDRAEVERRLRIFSIESSVSLFDIISWDTGLGAMDAVSTGCIMDAVSTEGIMDAVSTEGIMDAVSTEGIMDAVSTEGIMDAVSTEGIMDAVSTEGIMDAVSTEGIMDAVSTEGIMDAVSTEGIMDAVSTEGIMDAVSTKGIMDAVSTEGNMDAVSTEGIMDAVSTEDFHGFVETSASPTDLSYSNSTEGNLSKFSE; this is encoded by the exons ATGTACCTCATTGTGAGAGTGCTTCACACCCTCGCGCACAAGATGCTGCCCCACTTTTTTCAATGCATCTTCAGTGTGAGCCTGCTGCTGAGTCTGGGGGGGTGCTGTGATTTTTCCCTGTCCACGTGTGGGGCTGAGGCACCGGGGGACGTGCTGATAGGGGTGCTGAACCCATACCACGTCAAAGTTTCAGCTCTGCAAAAACGAACACGGCCCGAGAGGTTCAACTGCACAGG tttttatttggaagCATTTGTGCGGACCCTGGCTGTGATCCACACCATTGAAACAATCAATGACTCTGGCTTCCTCCCTGGAGTTCGACTGGGATATATTGCTTGCGATACCTGCTCTGATGCTGCCAAAGCGGTCCACGTCGCTGAACGTCTGCTGTCTATCAATGGCTCACTGCCCATCCAGTGTGAGTACACTGACTATCGACCACCGGTCAAAGTCGTCATTGGAGATCGATACTCAGAACAGTCGATCCCTGTTGCTAGGCTACTGGGTTTCTACATGGTCCCACAG ATCAGCTGCACATCTTCTGCAGCCATTCTGAGCGACAAACTACGCTTCCCATCTTTCCTGCGCCCCATCCCCAGCGATGAGCACCAGACATTGGCCCTGGTCAAGCTCATGTCCCGCTTCAGCTGGGActgggtgggtgtggtgtatGGGGATGATGACTATGGAAACGCAGCCTTCCGGGAATTCTTGCGGAATGCAAAGCATGCAGGGGTGTGCGTAGCCTTCCAGGAGGTTCTGCCACACTACTTGGACCATGGCAGTAGCAGTCATCGGATCCGAGAGGTGGCTCAGCAGATCCGCTCCTCCGAAGCCCAGGTGGTGCTGCTCATCCTTAAGGTGCAGCTGGTGGAGGGGCTCTTTCAGGAGATGATCCGCACCAACACTTCCCGAACATGGATCGCTAGTGATACCTGGTCTTTTTCCCGAAATCTTGCTAGCATGGAAGGAATCAACCAAGTGGGGGACATCTTTGGCTTCACCTTCATCACTGGAGAGAACCCAGGATTCAAACAGTACCTTCAGAAGCTGCAGCCTGGCCCAGGGGCAGTGAACCACTTCATCCAAGAATACAAGCGGCTGAGATTCAGCTGCACCCCAGAGCTTCTTCAGCACAGAGACTGCCTCAACAAAAGACCTGCAGAATTATGTCCTGTCCCTGACTCTCTAAGGTTTAAATCCCCAAAAGCTTGTGGCCTATCTGATCCTGACCCACAGCAGATGGATGATGACTTTTTGGTTAATAGTGTTGACCAGACTGACACCTACAATGAGAGGCTGGCTCTGTTGACAATAGCTCATGCCCTGAAGCATCTTTTGAAGTGTAATAACACTGCCTGTACAGGGGGAAATAATTTCCAACCGTGGAAG CTTCTGGAAGAACTTAAAAAGGTCAATTTTGAACTAGATGGTCGCCAGCTCTTTTTTGATGAGTCTTTAAACTTTATGAATGGCTATGACCTGATCATGTGGGTAAAGGCTGGAGACAAGAGACAGCTCAGGGTGGTCGGAAGATATCGGCAGATGGATGGAGAAGTGGAGCTGAATGAAGATAAACTCCAGTGGATAAACTCCGGCAACAACACG GTCCCACAGTCCAGGTGCTCTAAACCATGCACACCTGGTACAGTAAAGAAGGTCTCCAACATTTCCTGCTGCTATAACTGTACACCATGTGAGGAAGGTACCTACACGAATGATTGGA ATCTGAATAACTGTGAAAGATGTCCAAATGGTACTTGGTCTCTGAGGGGGTGGAACCATTGTGATAAAAGAACAGAGATGTTCTATAAGTGGGAGGAGCCCTATGCCATTGCCCtggtagcagcagcagtggtggGGATACTACTGCTGCTGGCTATTCTTATTGTCTTCTTGGTGCACCGTAAAACGCCTGCAGTGAAGATAGCTGGCGGGAAACTGTGTTATGTCATGATTGTTGGGCTGTCCGTAAGTTTTGGAAGTGTGGTGCTCTTCGTGGGCAAGCCTAGTGACCACCTCTGCCAGGCCCGCCAGGTTATGTATGCCCTGGGcttctccctctgtgtctcctgCATCCTGGTCAGGGCATTCCGTACTTTCCTGGCCTTCCTGATTGACCTGGTCAGACAACACCAACTCAAGAAGCTCTATAAACCCCTTGCTATTGTCATCCTGGTTACCATAGGCTAAGGGCTTATTTGCACCTTCTGGCTGATTTTCGACACCTCGCAGGTGCGGTACTTTGAACAGGGCATGGAAAAGTGGCTACAGTGCACCGAGGGGACGGGTGTGGGCTTTGCCGTCATGCACGGTTACATTGGCCTGCTGGCCTTTGTCTGTTTCTTGCTGGCCTTCAAGGGCAGGAAAGTCCCGCAAGATTTCAACGAGACAGGCAATATCATCTTCAGCATGCTcatttacctgtttgtgtgggtgtgcttcaTCCCAATCTACATCAGCAGGAACAAAGTCAACGAGCGCTCAATCGTCCAGGCTTCTGCTGTCCTGGCCTCCAGCTATGGCATTATCTTCTGCCACTTTGTGCCCAAGTGCTACATTGCACTCTgtagaaagaagaaaaatgacagGGCAGAGGTAGAGCGCAGATTGCGAATTTTTTCAATTGAGTCTTCAGTTTCTTTGTTTGACATTATATCCTGGGACACTGGGCTAGGCGCCATGGATGCTGTGAGCACTGGATGCATCATGGATGCTGTCAGCACTGAGGGCATCATGGACGCTGTCAGCACTGAAGGCATCATGGATGCTGTGAGCACTGAGGGCATCATGGATGCTGTCAGCACTGAGGGCATCATGGATGCTGTCAGCACTGAGGGCATCATGGATGCTGTCAGCACTGAAGGCATCATGGATGCTGTCAGCACTGAGGGCATCATGGATGCTGTCAGCACTGAGGGCATCATGGATGCTGTCAGCACTGAGGGCATCATGGATGCTGTCAGCACTGAGGGCATCATGGATGCTGTCAGCACTAAGGGCATCATGGATGCTGTGAGCACTGAAGGTAACATGGATGCTGTGAGCACTGAGGGCATCATGGATGCTGTCAGCACTGAAGACTTTCACGGCTTTGTTGAAACTAGTGCTTCCCCTACAGATCTCAGTTATTCCAATTCCACAGAGGGCAATCTCTCCAAATTCTCAGAATAG
- the LOC135257217 gene encoding photoreceptor cilium actin regulator-like, with translation MGCSPSKGHNWNDAASPITDSGVLMRGPAEFDSNLQSNDKACSSSVSQIEIDDGERTSMIQKDASIVPQEGRRLSLAGVASEVGTVLAKVSTQEVEVNVVPQEKETQNLSIEENQGKTVGSRPRRSKGSRQSRQKYKDKQAFLSEQKVDFPEPMVKAHQAAYAYLNPSISKYEALLGLLDQAAHTQLSLRPMVAFMVLRYEEVSHSLEEMATEGEQMLKEHRDHLAWPCPMMDHCSTASAKPESHPPDLMQQLLQYSTERMRLVGDSVGGLGDSALEEASDYFFSLSELLDEKLKAKKVAEGRLSQVIAHIEAAAYRKSSPEDSALQSEDSGIGADNESLAGSEKPQHRRESCESAGTTGAKSRSHPCNTSSSGQQGKARTRQVGKVNASPSLNSLDSPYTGKDQTGTDYLRGSEDDEDENDDDEDEEEGEKKSRQRSNSSPPDPSQLTRHPATTRIENPQNVELTFKMKDAISGRIRFIPSQCSMMRSRRADGMGVDSPQWTEEDDWQARRPQTASATFNVARKNASAGRRQRSRSAESLRSQAEDPTLLQLERTQRDLSRRMERMSKGEAGVEAKGTAILNIGRGKPEEVRKLLHPQPPVSNRLRSSLDKNFNILPNHDRMGLRAQSSRHQRVEKEEKKEEKPKERVVGSGQLRASIQPSPPVLSKAECPTFHRGRNSVKRLIDTFSQKNDKQHQGPSNIHGSFRENRTCGIPTTVSTRNAVRIINGNNNNNSCSVDPRASNRPEDLDDDSLPPPPPEVLMDNSFECAPGLFVSESGDNMTSSGRSPVPQRNVVSQRLRASLPSVTEPSSHGGPRRSSLSLSPTCPVRQDAMLGYQSGDDGLQLEIDPKSEETATLYRQARKIIHLRHATDSPVKNLVDVGSTTASVSIGNNVSSEMKSTTQYPYIQPPTTPPVSRARMPPCTPSNWKLHNSPPFRCQPTPPPPEKFPTSPPGQQRHLNSLKLMQEETLGSTLDSCPLKANSPSPSPQVERWTRPSSPSQSLNDARSAFCHTLPSLSEPPTWTTSGSSALPQPWGMASCHRLPVSVRGPQPFVKLNQTDRHSSVTLPTQQPEKPIATVNESCGNDPIISSKKLELRPTSKDDPLDTQSEPTAANHSASHTQNCAS, from the exons ATGGGGTGCTCTCCATCCAAAGGCCATAATTGGAATGATGCTGCGAGTCCCATCACTGACAGTGGGGTTCTGATGAGAGGTCCTGCGGAGTTTGACAGTAATCTGCAATCTAATGACAAAGCATGTAGTTCCTCTGTAAGCCAGATAGAGATTGATGATGGCGAAAGGACATCGATGATCCAGAAAGATGCCTCCATAGTGCCCCAGGAGGGGAGGAGGCTCTCATTAGCTGGAGTAGCCTCTGAGGTAGGCACAGTCCTGGCCAAGGTGAGCACCCAAGAGGTAGAGGTCAATGTGGTGCCCcaggaaaaagaaacacaaaatctCTCCATAGAGGAAAATCAAGGTAAAACAGTAGGAAGTAGGCCCAGAAGGAGTAAAGGGAGCAGACAGAGcagacaaaaatacaaagaTAAACAGGCTTTTCTCAGTGAGCAGAAAGTGGACTTCCCAGAACCCATGGTGAAAGCTCACCAGGCAGCTTATGCTTACCTGAATCCCAGCATTTCCAAATATGAGGCTCTGCTTGGACTGCTGGAtcaggcagcacacacacagctctctctgcgGCCTATGGTAGCCTTCATGGTGCTGCGCTATGAGGAGGTCTCCCATAGCCTGGAGGAAATGGCCACTGAGGGAGAGCAAATGTTGAAGGAGCACAGAGACCACCTGGCCTGGCCCTGCCCCATGATGGACCATTGTTCCACAGCTTCAGCCAAGCCAGAGAGCCATCCCCCAGACCTAATGCAGCAGCTACTCCAATACTCCACAGAGAGGATGCGGCTAGTAGGGGACTCTGTAGGTGGGTTGGGGGATTCTGCTCTGGAAGAGGCCTCTGAttactttttctccctctctgagcTGCTCGATGAGAAGCTTAAGGCCAAAAAGGTGGCAGAGGGGCGACTGTCACAAGTCATAGCGCATATTGAGGCGGCCGCCTACCGAAAATCCAGCCCTGAAGACTCTGCTCTGCAGAGTGAGGACAGTGGCATTGGGGCAGACAATGAATCACTGGCTGGATCTGAGAAGCCTCAACACAGGCGGGAGAGCTGCGAGTCTGCTGGCACCACTGGTGCTAAGTCCAGGAGCCACCCCTGCAATACATCCAGCTCAGGCCAGCAAGGGAAGGCCAGAACTAGGCAGGTTGGAAAAGTGAACGCCAGCCCTTCACTGAATTCCCTGGACTCGCCTTATACTGGCAAAGACCAGACAGGTACAGACTACCTGCGAGGCTCAGAAGATGATGAGGATGAAAATGacgatgatgaagatgaagaagaaggtGAAAAAAAGAGTAGGCAGAGGTCAAACTCTTCCCCACCCGATCCAAGTCAGCTTACACGTCACCCGGCCACAACGCGTATTGAGAACCCGCAAAACGTGGAGTTAACATTTAAGATGAAAGATGCCATCAGTGGCCGCATCCGCTTTATCCCCTCTCAGTGTTCTATGATGAGATCCAGAAGAGCAGACGGTATGGGGGTGGACTCCCCCCAGTGGACAGAGGAGGACGACTGGCAAGCCAGACGGCCCCAGACGGCAAGTGCCACCTTCAATGTTGCTAGAAAAAATGCATCAGCGGGCAGGCGGCAACGCTCGCGATCTGCAGAATCCCTGCGCAGCCAGGCCGAGGACCCCACCCTTCTGCAGCTAGAGAGGACACAGAGGGACCTGAGTCGTCGAATGGAGAGGATGAGCAAAGGTGAGGCAGGGGTAGAGGCTAAAGGAACAGCTATTTTAAATATTGGAAGGGGAAAACCAGAAGAAGTAAGAAAACTCCTGCATCCTCAGCCCCCTGTCTCAAACCGTTTACGGTCTTCTTTGGACAAAAACTTCAACATATTACCCAACCATGACAGAATGGGGCTGCGAGCACAGTCATCAAGACATCAAAGGgtggaaaaagaagagaaaaaggaagagaaaccGAAAGAAAGGGTAGTAGGGAGTGGGCAGCTGAGGGCTAGTATTCAGCCCAGTCCCCCTGTTCTATCTAAAGCAGAGTGCCCTACATTTCACAGGGGCAGGAATTCGGTCAAAAGGCTAATTGACACTTTCAGTCAGAAGAATGACAAACAACACCAAGGGCCTTCAAATATCCATGGCTCTTTTAGAGAGAACAGGACCTGTGGTATTCCTACCACTGTTAGCACAAGAAATGCAGTTCGCATCATCAAtggcaataacaacaacaacagctgtTCGGTGGACCCCAGGGCCTCGAACAGACCAGAAGACCTTGACGATGATAGtcttccaccccctcctcccgaGGTCTTGATGGATAACTCCTTTGAGTGTGCACCAGGGCTTTTTGTTAGTGAGAGTGGGGATAACATGACTAGCAGTGGAAGATCTCCTGTGCCCCAGAGGAATGTGGTATCTCAGCGGCTGCGTGCCTCCCTACCTTCAGTGACAGAACCGTCCAGCCATGGCGGCCCAAGACGCAGCTCCCTTAGCTTGTCCCCTACCTGCCCTGTCAGACAGGATGCCATGCTGGGGTACCAGAGTGGGGATGATGGCTTACAGCTTGAAATAGACCCCAAGAGTGAAGAAACTGCCACTCTATATCGGCAGGCTCGAAAGATTATTCACCTGCGTCATGCCACTGACTCACCGGTGAAGAACCTGGTGGATGTAGGGTCCACAACAGCCTCAGTTTCCATTGGAAACAATGTCTCTTCTGAGATGAAGTCCACAACTCAGTACCCTTATATTCAACCGCCAACCACTCCACCTGTTTCAAGAGCCCGCATGCCACCCTGTACCCCCTCCAACTGGAAATTACATAATTCTCCTCCTTTTAGATGCCAGCCCACTCCACCTCCCCCAGAAAAATTTCCCACCTCACCACCAGGCCAACAGAGACACCTCAACTCCTTGAAACTAATGCAAGAAGAGACCCTAGGTTCAACCTTAGACTCATGTCCCTTGAAGGCCAACTCACCTTCACCCTCTCCCCAAGTCGAGCGGTGGACCCGCCCATCATCTCCCTCTCAATCCTTAAATGATGCTCGCTCTGCTTTCTGTCACACCTTACCCTCACTGTCTGAGCCCCCAACCTGGACCACATCTGGCAGCTCTGCGCTCCCGCAGCCCTGGGGAATGGCCTCTTGTCATAGGTTGCCTGTTTCAGTGCGAGGCCCCCAGCCATTTGTCAAACTAAATCAGACAGACCGCCACTCCAGCGTTACCTTGCCAACCCAACAGCCTGAAAAACCCATCGCCACAGTGAACGAGAGCTGTGGGAATGACCCCATCATCAGTAGCAAGAA GCTGGAGCTTAGACCAACCAGCAAGGATGATCCTTTAGACACCCAATCAGAACCCACAGCTGCAAATCATTCTGCCTCACATACCCAGAACTGTGCATCATAG
- the LOC135257218 gene encoding BTB/POZ domain-containing protein 9-like, with translation MSNSHPLRPLASVAEIDHVHLLSEQLGALVPGEDYSDVTFIVEEKRFPAHRVILAARCHYFRALLYGGMKESQPQVEVCLEETRAEAFSMLLHYLYTGRASLSSAREEVLLDFLGLAHRYGLQPLEDSTCEFLRTVLHTHNVCLVFDVASLYSLSTLSAACCAYMDRHAPEVLASDGFLTLSKTALLTVVRRDSFAASEKEIFQALCRWCRQNGEGTTTQEVMSAVRLPLMSLTEMLNVVRPSGLVSPDDLLDAIKTRSESRDMDLNYRGMLIPEENIATMKHGAQVVKGELKSALLDGDTQNYDLDHGFSRHPIEDDGRAGIQVKLGQPSIINHIRILLWDRDSRSYSYYIEVSMDELDWVRVVDHAKYLCRSWQNLYFPARVCRYVRIVGSHNTVNKVFHLVAFECMFTHRSFILEKGLLVPGENVATISACASVIEGVSRSRNALLNGDTRNYDWDSGYTCHQLGSGAIVIQLAQPYMVGSLRLLLWDCDERSYSYYIEVSTNQQQWTKVVDRTKVACRSWQTLRFEKQPASFIRIVGTHNTANEVFHCVHFECPAQLDTEVKEGSPGQGASEPSSVSQQNRPPRPTRTHSLLPSQPPQPSSSSSSSSSHNHH, from the exons ATGAGCAACAGCCACCCCTTGCGGCCGTTGGCCTCCGTGGCGGAGATAGACCATGTCCACTTGCTTTCGGAGCAGCTAGGCGCTTTGGTTCCAGGAGAAGACTACAGCGATGTTACATTCATCGTGGAGGAAAAGCGCTTCCCTGCACATAGAGTTATTCTGGCGGCACGATGCCACTATTTCAG AGCCCTGCTGTATGGTGGGATGAAGGAGTCCCAGCCTCAGGTGGAGGTCTGCCTGGAGGAGACTCGGGCAGAGGCCTTCTCTATGCTGCTGCATTACTTATACACCGGCCGTGCAAGCCTCAGTTCTGCCCGTGAAGAAGTCTTACTGGACTTCTTGGGCCTGGCCCATCGCTACGGCCTCCAGCCACTAGAGGACTCCACTTGTGAATTCTTGCGCACTGTGCTGCACACCCACAACGTGTGTCTGGTGTTTGATGTGGCCAGCCTTTATAGCCTAAGCACGCTCAGCGCTGCCTGCTGTGCATATATGGACCGCCACGCCCCTGAGGTCCTGGCCTCTGATGGcttcctcactctctcaaaG ACCGCTCTGCTGACGGTGGTGAGGAGGGACTCATTTGCAGCGAGCGAGAAAGAGATATTCCAAGCACTGTGCCGCTGGTGCCGGCAGAACGGCGAGGGGACAACAAcgcaggaagtgatgtcggCAGTGCGGCTTCCTCTCATGAGCTTGACGGAGATGCTGAACGTGGTGAGGCCCTCTGGTCTGGTCAGCCCTGACGACCTGCTAGATGCCATAAAGACCCGCTCTGAGAGCCGAGACATGGACCTCAACTACCGTGGCATGCTGA TCCCAGAGGAGAACATAGCCACGATGAAGCACGGCGCCCAGGTAGTCAAGGGTGAGCTGAAGTCCGCATTGCTGGACGGAGACACGCAGAACTACGACCTGGACCACGGCTTCTCCCGGCACCCCATCGAGGACGACGGCCGCGCCGGGATCCAGGTCAAACTGGGCCAGCCCTCCATCATCAACCACATCCGCATCCTCCTGTGGGACAGGGACAGCAG gTCGTATTCCTACTATATCGAGGTGTCTATGGATGAGCTGGACTGGGTGCGTGTAGTGGATCACGCCAAGTACCTGTGCCGCTCCTGGCAGAACCTCTACTTCCCAGCCCGAGTGTGTCG GTATGTGCGCATCGTGGGATCGCACAACACTGTCAACAAGGTCTTCCACCTGGTTGCCTTTGAGTGCATGTTCACCCATCGCTCTTTCATTCTGGAGAAAGGACTTCTGG TGCCCGGCGAGAACGTAGCCACCATCTCAGCCTGCGCCAGTGTCATTGAGGGGGTGAGTCGAAGCCGAAATGCCCTGCTCAACGGGGATACGCGGAATTACGACTGGGATTCGGGCTACACCTGTCACCAGCTGGGGTCTGGGGCCATTGTAATCCAGCTGGCTCAGCCCTACATGGTGGGCTCCCTAAG GTTGTTGCTTTGGGACTGTGATGAACGCAGCTACAGTTACTACATTGAggtctccaccaatcagcagcagtgGACCAAGGTGGTGGACCGAACGAAGGTGGCCTGCCG GTCCTGGCAAACGCTGAGGTTCGAAAAACAGCCAGCCTCCTTCATCCGCATTGTGGGGACTCACAACACTGCCAATGAG GTGTTCCACTGTGTCCACTTTGAGTGTCCTGCTCAGCTGGACACGGAGGTGAAGGAAGGCAGTCCCGGGCAGGGCGCGTCTGAACCCAGCTCGGTCTCCCAGCAGAACCGGCCCCCTCGACCCACTCGGACCCACAGCCTGCTCCCCTCTCAGCCCCCTcagccttcctcctcctcatcatcgtCGTCCTCACACAACCATCACTGA
- the zgc:112001 gene encoding ankyrin repeat domain-containing protein 9, with amino-acid sequence MSANGTGKSGRLQTEDKSRQRKFLSFLFYQAVRDHKPVWMLEDMRTMETFYWEENASQRSYTPSEALLYAIVHDHQPYAQHLLSHYSEEALAMPGERFCCCPSSAPHLAMAVRYDRRDILGLILQVAHRLPALRSYLNRGGCFHLEDGKTPLHLACELLRSEAVILLLGSGASPQAEDNNGMTPLDVILEQLWDSKVNVGAKKLCLDNLLLFMPEIRFKMKESLEKDPVCWSKVLGEDKFNHLVGKNPAPLFLIAMQKILLMLPPEQFPKSLHDLPIPTSLKPLPVPCKQRLQVQVL; translated from the coding sequence ATGTCTGCAAATGGCACTGGCAAATCTGGCAGACTCCAGACGGAAGATAAAAGCAGACAGCGAAAattcctctcttttcttttttaccaaGCTGTGCGGGATCACAAGCCTGTGTGGATGTTAGAGGACATGCGGACCATGGAAACATTTTATTGGGAAGAGAATGCTAGCCAAAGATCATACACTCCTTCCGAAGCTCTGTTATATGCTATAGTACACGATCATCAACCCTATGCACAGCACTTGCTTAGTCACTATTCGGAGGAGGCTTTGGCTATGCCAGGTGAACGTTTTTGCTGCTGTCCGTCCTCGGCACCGCACCTGGCAATGGCTGTCAGATATGACAGAAGGGACATTCTCGGTCTTATTCTCCAGGTGGCGCATCGGTTGCCAGCACTCCGCTCTTATTTGAACCGCGGCGGATGCTTCCATTTGGAGGACGGTAAGACCCCATTACATCTGGCCTGTGAGCTCTTGCGCTCAGAGGCAGTCATTCTATTACTGGGAAGCGGCGCCTCGCCCCAAGCCGAGGACAACAATGGCATGACGCCTTTGGACGTCATTTTAGAGCAGCTGTGGGACTCCAAAGTTAACGTGGGAGCCAAAAAGCTATGTCTTGACAATTTGCTGCTCTTCATGCCCGAGATACGCTTTAAAATGAAGGAATCCCTCGAAAAAGACCCTGTGTGCTGGTCAAAGGTTCTTGGAGAGGACAAATTTAACCACCTCGTCGGAAAGAATCCGGCTCCACTCTTTCTCATAGCTATGCAAAAAATCCTTCTGATGCTGCCCCCGGAGCAATTTCCGAAAAGCCTGCATGACCTCCCAATTCCGACCTCATTGAAGCCGCTCCCTGTGCCCTGCAAACAGCGGCTGCAAGTACAAGTGTTGTAg